A single Dermacentor variabilis isolate Ectoservices chromosome 9, ASM5094787v1, whole genome shotgun sequence DNA region contains:
- the LOC142557390 gene encoding uncharacterized protein LOC142557390 — protein MPDHGQGRVHRFRDHVLAGVNWRPTRFVDEVPSSRVCGLCRLIPKRTVLLPCSHAMCESCHAASFEGGVGQCPLDAVQFEEAECVLYEFPTRIANSLKVYCWNEDRGCEFVGTVQDLLRHYENECTFHTVECLRCGGGVLHRDLPTHYATGCSDGPPSKVARQSSSESAALTHRDLSRALEDLKPLLSNPYQDELLPAVQRQMNELTEQVRGQEAKLAEIKRQLRAPKPNLKPGTNEYASLTTSSGVSDQLRLQPDSHEGNAALPLRTEKALVLRKLEHFAHLSLETLEYLRQNASYRGQEPVIASCEPLLSFLGASQSLTQVLSTASAFGESIVGMCYVLRLENVNQIFLCKEDDVKFAEVTVWHTRDTYFTVAVWKRSEPEEREEARRGKAGRSTRRVPGLVSSEFTLEIEFNGLLSGSQCALRDWCVNVRRQGHGRSLDGPTEDSCFCERGKAELEHFHFKFAIGWDLLKRGGFVIDGNMTFDIHLKYSDADSSSA, from the exons ATGCCGGATCACGGACAGGGACGGGTGCACCGTTTTCGCGACCACGTCCTCGCCGGCGTCAACTGGCGACCGACGCGGTTCGTCGACGAGGTTCCCAGTTCGCGTGTGTGCGGCCTCTGCCGCTTGATCCCAAAACGGACAGTACTGTTGCCGTGCTCGCATGCTATGTGCGAATCTTGCCACGCCGCCAGTTTTGAAGGGGGCGTCGGACAGTGTCCACTGGATGCAGTGCAATTCGAAGAAGCGGAGTGCGTTCTTTATGAATTCCCTACGAGGATAGCGAATAGCTTGAAG GTGTATTGCTGGAACGAGGACCGCGGCTGCGAGTTTGTGGGCACCGTTCAGGACCTGCTGCGGCACTACGAAAACGAATGCACCTTCCACACCGTCGAGTGTTTGCGGTGTGGCGGGGGAGTCCTGCACAGAGACCTTCCAACACACTACGCGACCGGATGCAGTGATGGCCCTCCTTCCAAAGTCGCAAGACAGTCGAGCTCGGAATCCGCGGCGCTGACGCATCGAGACTTGAGCAGAGCTCTGGAAGACCTCAAGCCGCTGCTGTCTAACCCGTACCAGGACGAGCTGCTGCCGGCAGTTCAGCGTCAGATGAACGAGCTCACCGAGCAGGTCAGAGGCCAGGAGGCCAAGCTCGCCGAGATCAAGCGCCAGCTCAGAGCGCCTAAGCCCAACTTGAAGCCAGGGACGAACGAATACGCGAGCTTGACAACGTCCTCGGGCGTATCGGACCAGCTGCGCTTGCAGCCAGACTCGCACGAGGGAAACGCGGCGCTGCCCCTGCGCACGGAGAAGGCCCTCGTGCTTCGAAAGTTGGAGCACTTCGCCCACTTGTCGCTCGAAACGCTGGAATACCTGCGTCAAAATGCCTCGTACCGCGGTCAGGAGCCAGTGATTGCGTCTTGCGAGCCTCTCCTGTCTTTCTTGGGTGCGTCCCAGAGTTTGACACAAGTACTGTCCACGGCATCCGCGTTTGGTGAATCGATTGTCGGAATGTGTTACGTGCTGAGACTCGAAAATGTCAACCAAATTTTTCTCTGCAAGGAGGACGACGTAAAATTTGCCGAGGTTACGGTGTGGCACACGAGGGACACCTATTTTACGGTTGCCGTCTGGAAGCGCAGCGAGCCTGAGGAGAGAGAGGAAGCGAGGAGAGGGAAGgccgggaggtcaaccagacgggtGCCCGGTTTGGTCAGTTCTGAATTCACTTTGGAGATTGAGTTTAACGGGCTGCTGTCGGGTTCTCAGTGTGCGCTACGCGACTGGTGCGTCAATGTGCGACGTCAGGGTCATGGGCGCTCCTTAGATGGTCCCACTGAAGATTCTTGCTTTTGCGAGCGCGGTAAAGCTGAACTTGAGCATTTTCATTTTAAGTTCGCTATAGGCTGGGATCTTCTTAAAAGGGGTGGCTTTGTGATAGACGGAAATATGACGTTTGACATCCACTTAAAGTACTCGGATGCCGATTCCTCAAGCGCCTAA
- the LOC142557391 gene encoding uncharacterized protein LOC142557391, translating to MPDASQGRVHRFRDHVVAGVNWRPMRFVDEVPKSRVCSLCRMIPRRTVLLPCSHAMCPSCHATTLEGGVGRCPLDQVQFEDEECVAHVFPTPKANTLKVYCWNEDRGCEFVGTVEDLLRHYENECTFHTIECLRCGGGVLHKDLPTHYATGCTGGFPSAAARLPGSESTVLTHRDLSRALEDLKLLLSNPYQDELLPAVQSQMNELTEQVRGQEAKLAEIKRELRAPRPNLKLGTNEYASLAMSSGLADQLRFLRDSHEGNAALPLRTEKALVLRKLEHFAHLSLETLEYLRQNATNRGQAPVIASCEPLPSFRGNSQSLTNVLSTAPVFGESIPGMCYVLRLENANEIFLCKEDDVKFAEVTVWHTRDTYFTVAVWKRSEREER from the exons ATGCCGGACGCCTCGCAAGGACGGGTGCACCGTTTTCGCGACCACGTCGTCGCGGGCGTCAACTGGCGACCGATGCGGTTCGTCGACGAGGTGCCGAAGTCACGTGTTTGCAGCCTCTGCCGGATGATTCCGAGGCGGACGGTGCTGTTGCCGTGTTCGCACGCTATGTGCCCATCCTGCCACGCGACCACTCTCGAAGGGGGCGTCGGTCGATGTCCGCTGGATCAAGTGCAGTTTGAAGACGAGGAGTGCGTCGCTCATGTCTTCCCTACTCCGAAAGCGAACACCTTGaag GTTTATTGCTGGAACGAGGACCGCGGCTGCGAGTTTGTGGGCACCGTGGAGGACCTGCTGCGACACTACGAGAACGAATGCACCTTCCACACCATCGAGTGTTTGCGGTGCGGCGGGGGAGTCCTGCACAAAGACCTTCCAACGCACTACGCGACCGGATGCACTGGCGGCTTTCCTTCCGCAGCCGCAAGGCTGCCGGGCTCGGAGTCCACAGTGCTGACGCATCGCGACTTGAGCAGAGCCCTGGAAGACCTCAAGTTGCTGCTGTCCAACCCGTACCAGGACGAGCTGCTGCCGGCAGTTCAGAGTCAGATGAACgagctcaccgagcaagtcagaggCCAGGAGGCCAAGCTCGCCGAGATCAAGCGTGAGCTCAGGGCGCCTAGGCCCAACTTGAAGCTTGGCACGAACGAATACGCGAGCTTGGCGATGTCCTCGGGCTTGGCGGACCAGCTGCGCTTCCTGCGAGACTCGCACGAGGGAAACGCGGCGCTGCCCCTGCGCACGGAGAAGGCACTCGTTCTGCGAAAGTTGGAGCACTTCGCCCACTTGTCGCTCGAGACGCTGGAGTACCTGCGTCAAAATGCCACGAACCGCGGTCAGGCGCCAGTGATTGCGTCTTGCGAGCCTCTCCCGTCCTTCCGGGGCAATTCCCAGAGTTTAACAAACGTACTGTCCACGGCACCTGTGTTTGGAGAATCAATTCCCGGAATGTGTTACGTGCTCCGCCTCGAAAACGCTAACGAGATTTTTCTCTGCAAGGAGGACGACGTAAAGTTTGCCGAGGTTACGGTGTGGCACACGAGGGACACCTATTTTACGGTTGCCGTCTGGAAGCGCAGCGAGCGTGAGGAGAGATAG